A region of bacterium DNA encodes the following proteins:
- a CDS encoding ABC transporter permease: protein MARYAGRRLLEAIPLILIVATFVFVLARIIPGDPVALILGDEATSADVARVRAQLGLDRPLVVQYALWLSRAVLRLDLGESFYLKQPVGQAIVQRIEPTFLLAASGALLAIVMGMALGVVAAVRRNTLVDRAVMVVALAGLSVPSFLVGLILILVFAVRLRLLPSSGYAPLHDGWPATLRYLVLPAITIGVGGAGIIARITRSSMLDVLRAPYVQTARSKGLPRHLVILKHALRNALIPTMTVISLTIAGLVAGTIIVETVFAIPGSGRLVVQSVARRDYPVIQGAVMFVALLYVLVNAAVDVLYAYLDPRIRYD, encoded by the coding sequence ATGGCGCGCTACGCCGGACGACGGCTGCTCGAGGCGATCCCGCTCATCCTGATCGTCGCCACGTTCGTGTTCGTGCTCGCGCGCATCATCCCAGGGGACCCGGTCGCGTTGATCTTGGGAGACGAGGCCACCAGCGCGGACGTGGCCCGGGTGCGGGCGCAGTTGGGGCTTGACCGGCCGCTCGTGGTCCAGTACGCGCTGTGGCTCTCGCGGGCGGTCCTGCGACTGGATCTGGGGGAGAGCTTTTATCTCAAGCAGCCGGTCGGGCAAGCGATCGTCCAGCGCATCGAGCCGACGTTTCTCCTCGCCGCGTCGGGGGCGCTGCTGGCGATCGTCATGGGGATGGCCCTCGGGGTGGTTGCCGCCGTCCGCCGAAATACACTCGTCGACCGTGCGGTGATGGTCGTCGCCCTGGCCGGCCTGTCGGTGCCGAGTTTCCTCGTCGGCCTGATCCTGATCCTCGTGTTCGCCGTCCGCCTGCGCCTCCTCCCCTCCAGCGGCTACGCGCCGCTCCACGACGGGTGGCCGGCCACCTTACGCTACCTCGTTCTCCCGGCGATCACCATCGGCGTGGGCGGCGCAGGAATCATCGCCCGCATCACCCGGTCCAGCATGCTCGACGTCCTGCGCGCCCCATACGTCCAGACGGCGCGGAGCAAGGGGCTGCCCCGCCACCTTGTCATCCTCAAGCACGCCCTCCGCAATGCGCTCATTCCGACGATGACGGTGATCAGCCTGACGATTGCCGGATTGGTCGCCGGGACGATCATCGTGGAAACCGTGTTCGCCATACCCGGCTCCGGACGCCTCGTGGTGCAATCCGTCGCCCGGCGGGACTACCCGGTGATCCAAGGCGCCGTGATGTTCGTGGCACTCCTCTACGTCCTGGTCAATGCGGCCGTGGACGTGCTGTACGCCTACCTCGACCCGCGGATCCGCTACGACTAA
- a CDS encoding ABC transporter permease: MDAPPTFHPAGHPSDHGSDAPRLGARHFRHAALRNHSVLLGGGVVTLILAVALAAPLIVRHDPLALDVTTHLRPPSPEYPMGTDYVGRDLFARVLYGGRLSMLVGAGVVVLATVPGTILGLTAGMIPRLDPWIMRTMDALLALPAILLAIAMLAAVGPSVSNVIVALAVSSTPRMARLVRGSVLVARTLTFVEAARAIGAREAGIMTRHILPNIISPIIVQATYTFSTAVLAEAALSFLGVGAPPEVPSWGNILSEGRALLDQAPWMTLFPGAAIVLVVLGANLLGDGLRDVLDPQLRGE, encoded by the coding sequence ATGGACGCCCCACCGACGTTCCACCCGGCAGGCCATCCGTCCGACCACGGCTCGGACGCGCCGCGCCTCGGAGCGCGCCACTTCCGTCACGCGGCCCTGCGCAACCACAGCGTGCTGCTCGGCGGGGGGGTGGTCACCCTCATCCTCGCCGTGGCGCTGGCCGCCCCCCTGATCGTCCGGCACGATCCCCTGGCGCTGGATGTGACCACCCACCTCCGCCCGCCGTCGCCGGAGTACCCGATGGGAACGGATTACGTCGGCCGCGACCTCTTCGCCCGGGTGCTCTACGGAGGACGCCTCTCCATGCTGGTCGGGGCCGGGGTCGTCGTCCTGGCAACGGTTCCCGGCACGATCCTCGGGCTGACCGCCGGGATGATCCCCCGCTTGGACCCGTGGATCATGCGCACGATGGATGCGCTGCTGGCCCTCCCGGCAATTCTCCTCGCCATCGCGATGCTCGCGGCGGTCGGCCCGAGCGTGTCCAACGTCATCGTGGCCCTGGCCGTTTCCAGCACGCCGCGAATGGCCCGGCTCGTGCGCGGCTCGGTTCTGGTCGCCCGGACCCTGACCTTCGTCGAAGCCGCCCGGGCCATCGGCGCGCGTGAGGCCGGGATCATGACGCGGCACATTCTTCCCAACATCATCTCGCCGATCATCGTCCAGGCGACGTACACGTTCTCGACCGCGGTCCTCGCCGAGGCGGCGCTGTCGTTCCTGGGGGTCGGCGCCCCGCCCGAGGTGCCGAGTTGGGGCAACATTCTGTCGGAGGGACGGGCGCTCCTCGACCAAGCCCCGTGGATGACTCTGTTCCCCGGCGCCGCCATCGTCCTGGTGGTGCTCGGGGCCAATCTGCTGGGGGACGGGCTTCGCGACGTGCTGGACCCCCAGCTCAGAGGTGAATGA
- a CDS encoding amidohydrolase/deacetylase family metallohydrolase, with translation MTATERYDLVIRGARVIDTAQDLDAPADIGIRDGRIAAVGRLPGASDHALEATGLIASPGWIDLHAHVAYKLGRTSIHPDQDAGIARGVTTVVDAGSCGAAMYEALSTYVIRGAATRVLAFLNISLHTGLAPRHGRWENFDQKQTIDMVERHPGEIIGVKVLASRTHCGALALTPVKLAVQAARLSGAPVMCHIGNAPPVIQDVLALLGAGDIVTHCWHGKPGGLLDRRGRPIPEARAAADRGVLFDIGHGSQSFSFQTARRAMEAGLPFHTISTDLHARNLAGPVYDMATTMAKFLHLGCPLRQVIAAATLAPAGALGLEREIGTLRPGTAADVTLCKLREGPIRVTDSEGRSEEARRALDVVHTVRGGRIVFSAHPVA, from the coding sequence GTGACCGCGACCGAACGGTACGATCTGGTGATCCGAGGCGCCCGAGTGATCGATACGGCGCAGGATCTCGACGCCCCAGCGGACATCGGCATCCGCGACGGGCGGATCGCCGCGGTGGGCCGCCTTCCCGGGGCGTCCGACCACGCCCTCGAGGCGACCGGGCTCATCGCCTCGCCCGGATGGATCGACCTGCACGCGCACGTGGCGTACAAGCTCGGCCGGACGAGCATCCACCCCGATCAGGACGCCGGGATCGCCCGCGGGGTCACGACCGTCGTGGACGCCGGTTCGTGTGGCGCGGCGATGTACGAGGCGCTGTCGACATACGTGATCCGCGGGGCGGCAACCCGCGTGCTCGCGTTTCTGAATATCTCGCTTCACACCGGTCTCGCCCCCAGACACGGTCGCTGGGAGAATTTTGACCAAAAGCAGACCATCGACATGGTCGAGCGCCACCCGGGCGAGATCATCGGGGTGAAGGTGTTGGCCAGCCGGACCCACTGTGGGGCGCTGGCCCTCACCCCGGTCAAGCTCGCGGTGCAGGCGGCGCGGCTCTCCGGCGCGCCCGTGATGTGCCACATCGGGAACGCCCCCCCGGTCATCCAGGACGTGCTGGCCCTTCTCGGAGCCGGAGACATCGTCACCCACTGCTGGCACGGCAAACCCGGGGGGCTGCTCGACCGGCGCGGGCGGCCGATTCCGGAGGCTCGCGCCGCGGCGGATCGGGGCGTGTTGTTTGACATCGGGCACGGGTCGCAGAGCTTCTCGTTCCAGACCGCCCGCCGGGCCATGGAGGCTGGCCTCCCCTTTCACACGATCAGCACCGACCTCCACGCCCGCAACCTCGCCGGCCCGGTGTACGATATGGCGACGACGATGGCCAAGTTCCTGCACCTGGGGTGCCCGCTGCGCCAGGTGATCGCCGCGGCGACACTCGCCCCGGCGGGTGCGCTCGGGCTCGAGCGCGAGATCGGGACGCTCCGTCCGGGGACCGCTGCCGACGTGACGCTCTGCAAACTGCGCGAGGGGCCGATCCGCGTCACCGACTCCGAAGGACGGTCGGAGGAGGCGCGTCGCGCGCTGGACGTGGTCCACACCGTTCGCGGCGGCCGGATCGTCTTCTCCGCGCACCCCGTCGCCTGA
- a CDS encoding FGGY family carbohydrate kinase, with protein MDLGSTLCKAAVCDRRGGIIAEGHSLSPAGGAGPGPEEAQLSAWWRAACTAVQAAFAGRAEDRRRIRAIGVSCRYQAGIFLDTDGRAVAAPGRIPATRALPEVREVHEANGWGPHGPLACGYGPFLVGAALWLRRRHPRIHRRVRRVGALHDYIVFRLSGAWVTDYATGPGGDRWPVAPCALAGFESSAFPAPLPMDTRAGGLATGAARDLDLPAGIPVAVGAQDGACANFGAGATERGDGCVTLSTNAVVRIVTGTLVPGVFGYVVAPSGRWAWVRGIPGGGRFLDAVVAALDGCPTPATADRHAALSPHEPSSPPVRVLDLPVRDVKEIPMRVRALRRSGHAPGAIYAGAVDDIVSAVRGLVAEANATGVTARRYVLTGGLTAAPLLPKRLAEALDAPVTAEVREAAARGAARLAAMTVGQRAERIWEEHTPEGASG; from the coding sequence ATGGACCTTGGGTCAACCCTCTGCAAGGCGGCGGTCTGCGATAGGCGCGGGGGCATCATCGCCGAAGGGCATTCCCTCAGCCCTGCGGGGGGCGCGGGTCCGGGGCCGGAGGAGGCCCAACTTTCCGCGTGGTGGCGGGCGGCGTGTACCGCAGTGCAGGCCGCGTTCGCCGGGCGCGCCGAGGACCGGCGCCGCATCCGGGCGATCGGGGTCTCGTGCCGGTACCAGGCGGGAATCTTCCTCGACACGGACGGCAGGGCGGTGGCCGCCCCGGGCCGGATCCCGGCGACGCGCGCCCTACCCGAAGTCCGCGAGGTGCACGAGGCAAACGGATGGGGTCCGCACGGGCCGCTCGCCTGCGGGTACGGGCCGTTCCTTGTCGGGGCGGCGCTGTGGCTTCGACGCCGGCACCCCCGCATCCACCGACGGGTCCGCCGCGTCGGCGCGCTTCATGACTACATCGTCTTTCGCCTGTCCGGGGCCTGGGTCACGGACTATGCGACGGGCCCGGGGGGGGATCGCTGGCCGGTTGCCCCCTGCGCGCTCGCCGGATTCGAGTCCTCAGCCTTCCCTGCGCCCCTTCCGATGGATACGCGCGCCGGGGGCCTCGCAACGGGGGCGGCGCGGGACCTCGACCTTCCGGCGGGGATTCCGGTCGCCGTCGGGGCGCAGGACGGAGCGTGCGCAAACTTCGGCGCGGGAGCCACCGAGCGGGGGGACGGGTGTGTGACGCTGTCGACGAACGCGGTCGTCCGGATCGTCACGGGCACCCTCGTCCCCGGGGTGTTCGGGTATGTCGTCGCGCCGTCGGGACGGTGGGCGTGGGTGCGGGGGATTCCCGGCGGCGGCCGCTTCCTGGATGCCGTCGTGGCGGCGCTGGACGGGTGCCCGACTCCGGCGACGGCCGACCGGCACGCCGCACTGTCTCCCCACGAACCCAGCAGTCCTCCCGTTCGCGTCCTGGATCTCCCCGTGCGGGACGTCAAAGAAATCCCGATGCGGGTCCGAGCGCTGCGGCGAAGCGGACATGCGCCCGGGGCGATCTACGCCGGAGCGGTTGACGACATTGTTTCGGCGGTAAGGGGCCTGGTCGCGGAAGCGAACGCCACCGGCGTCACCGCGCGGCGCTACGTGCTGACCGGAGGACTCACCGCGGCGCCTCTGCTTCCGAAGCGCCTCGCCGAGGCGCTCGACGCCCCGGTGACCGCGGAGGTCCGGGAGGCCGCGGCTCGCGGAGCGGCGCGGCTCGCGGCGATGACGGTGGGGCAGCGCGCGGAGCGAATTTGGGAGGAGCACACGCCCGAGGGCGCTTCGGGATGA